In Phormidium yuhuli AB48, one genomic interval encodes:
- a CDS encoding DUF1517 domain-containing protein gives MKKLSLILASLLAILSVNSISIRPSAVNFQLEWGLEMAEAQRRGGGGRSRGGSFSRPSRSSPSRSRGSGGSTGGRSPSRTTPQTPSRTTPRSTPAPAPTPVPGGGSTGGRTRGGSFNTPAPAPTPESRPRSTPAPAPAAVPERTTPRAESSPRDYEPRVGRSRSFFFVPIPWGGGGGRSTPVNPTVQGQSPGTGSGVQTEDETTQQAQTASQQRQNNGSGRILLFLLLLLGAGILMWWFLRRRSPGGSSDSLTVTKLQVGLLAQAHELQAQLTDLSLEADLNSPEGLKEFLQECSLSLLSHPDYWTHVQGESQVYPNSEEAEKAFDQFSIQERSKFSEETLSNVGGRIRQRSLSQDEELDPGEYIVVTFLVATQGNQPLFETIAAADELQTVLQTLAAVPTHSLLVFELLWTPQSQTDSLTADDLLSHYPDLVVL, from the coding sequence ATGAAAAAGCTATCCCTAATCCTAGCCAGCCTGTTGGCCATTCTCTCGGTTAACAGCATCAGTATTCGACCCTCTGCGGTCAACTTCCAGCTCGAATGGGGGCTGGAAATGGCGGAGGCGCAACGGCGAGGGGGGGGAGGACGGAGTCGGGGAGGCTCGTTTAGTCGCCCCAGTCGCAGTTCTCCGAGCCGTTCTCGGGGGTCCGGTGGCTCGACCGGGGGGCGCAGTCCCTCGCGCACCACTCCCCAAACCCCCTCACGTACCACTCCTCGCAGCACCCCCGCTCCGGCTCCAACTCCGGTTCCCGGGGGAGGCTCGACGGGAGGACGAACTCGGGGTGGCTCTTTTAATACACCTGCTCCGGCTCCCACCCCCGAGAGTCGCCCCAGAAGCACTCCGGCTCCCGCTCCGGCTGCGGTTCCTGAACGCACGACCCCCCGGGCCGAGTCGTCGCCGAGGGACTATGAACCGCGAGTGGGACGCTCTCGCTCCTTCTTCTTTGTGCCAATTCCCTGGGGAGGGGGGGGCGGCCGTTCGACTCCGGTGAATCCCACGGTTCAAGGCCAATCTCCTGGAACTGGCTCTGGGGTGCAAACTGAGGATGAAACCACCCAACAGGCTCAAACGGCATCTCAGCAACGTCAGAATAATGGCTCGGGGCGTATTCTACTGTTCTTACTCCTGTTGTTGGGGGCCGGGATTCTCATGTGGTGGTTCCTCCGTCGTCGCTCCCCTGGGGGGTCGTCGGACTCGTTGACAGTGACAAAATTGCAAGTGGGGTTATTGGCTCAGGCCCATGAACTCCAGGCTCAGTTGACGGACTTGAGTTTAGAGGCGGATCTCAATTCACCGGAGGGATTGAAAGAATTTCTCCAGGAATGTTCCTTGTCCCTGTTGTCTCATCCAGATTATTGGACTCATGTTCAAGGGGAGTCACAGGTGTATCCCAATTCTGAGGAGGCGGAAAAGGCCTTTGACCAGTTCTCAATCCAGGAACGCAGTAAGTTTAGTGAGGAAACTCTCTCTAATGTGGGAGGACGGATTCGACAGCGATCGCTCTCCCAGGATGAGGAGTTAGATCCCGGTGAATATATTGTCGTCACCTTCCTGGTCGCAACCCAGGGGAATCAACCTCTGTTTGAGACTATTGCCGCCGCTGATGAGTTGCAAACGGTTCTGCAAACACTGGCGGCGGTTCCCACCCACTCTCTCTTGGTGTTTGAGTTGCTCTGGACGCCTCAATCCCAGACGGATTCCTTAACGGCTGATGACTTGCTCAGCCATTATCCCGATTTGGTGGTTCTCTAG
- a CDS encoding hydantoinase B/oxoprolinase family protein, whose translation MTQLTRWQFWIDRGGTFTDIVAQRPEGTMVTHKLLSENPERYADAAVQGIRDILGLTPGEPIPDTEIGEVRMGTTVATNALLERKGDRTVLVVTQGFRDALRIGYQNRPDIFARQIRLPSLLCDRVLEAEERFSADGTCLTPLNREALIPQLQAAYDAGIRSCAIALMHGYRYPDHEDQIAAIAQDIGFSQISRSHQVSPLIKLVSRGDTTVVDAYLSPILRRYVEQVSRRLFALENDPRLQFMQSNGGLTAASQFQGKDSILSGPAGGIVGAVQTSRRAGFFNIVTFDMGGTSTDVAHYAGDAEGVVEYEREFETEVAGVRLRTPMMAVHTVAAGGGSILHFDGSRYRVGPDSAGANPGPAAYRRGGPLTVTDCNVMLGKLQPQFFPAVFGPDGNLPLDGERVRQQFQDLAQDIQQQTGDERSPEAVASGFLAIAVEIMANAIKKISLQRGYDVSNYTLCCFGGAGGQHACLIAEALGISEIFLHPYAGVLSAYGMGLADQRQLQEQSLELPLTPGNYQQLGSEFQALETQVSANSPGNTPHSASRPPQQLKKVHLKYEGTDSTLIVDFADIPAMREEFESLHRQRYGFIMDNKPLVVATISLETIVGAKNLSPFTSDRPQEPQLSRQDSTPPDPVARVSTYLKGEWRDTPVYERNHLQPGDVIQGPAIIIESTGTNVLEPGWEGSLTEQNYLILRQRQSWSDVEAELTAREMQTDSLGERPDPVLLEIFNNLFRAIAEQMGVTLQNTSTSVNIKERLDFSCAIFDEAGQLVANAPHIPVHLGSMSESVRALIDQPNLSLEPGDVYVLNNPYNGGTHLPDITVITPVFAESGSGETPLFYVASRGHHADIGGITPGSMPPNSRHVDDEGILLDNVQLVKRGEFQEQTLVSLLRSGPHPARNIPQNLADLQAQIAANQKGVDELLKMTAHYGLATVKSYMRHVQDNAEESVRRAISVLKDGEFTYPLDSGEQIQVRIRINPNERSAIIDFSGTSPQLPNNFNAPAAVCKAAVLYVFRTLVDDDIPLNAGCLKPLEIRIPEGCFLNPRYPAAVVAGNVETSQGITDALYGALGVLAGSQGTMNNLTFGNATYQYYETICGGSGAGPGFHGTDAVHTHMTNSRMTDPEVLEWRFPILLESFAIREGSGGQGQFKGGNGVIRRLRFLEPMTASILSSHRVVPPAGLAGGEAGQVGRNWVERADGEAIALGGTATVEMDAGDVFVIETPGGGGFGSG comes from the coding sequence ATGACCCAGTTAACCCGTTGGCAATTCTGGATTGATCGTGGTGGTACCTTTACCGATATTGTTGCCCAACGTCCCGAGGGAACAATGGTAACCCACAAACTTCTGTCGGAAAACCCAGAACGGTATGCAGATGCCGCCGTGCAAGGAATCCGCGATATCTTGGGCTTAACCCCAGGTGAACCCATCCCCGATACCGAGATTGGTGAAGTACGCATGGGAACCACCGTTGCCACCAATGCCTTGCTAGAACGTAAAGGCGATCGCACGGTTCTCGTGGTAACACAAGGATTTCGGGATGCCCTGCGCATTGGCTACCAAAATCGCCCCGATATTTTCGCCCGCCAGATTCGTCTCCCCAGTCTGCTGTGCGATCGCGTCCTCGAAGCCGAGGAACGGTTCAGTGCTGACGGAACCTGTCTGACGCCCCTCAACCGAGAAGCCCTGATTCCCCAACTGCAAGCGGCCTATGATGCCGGCATTCGCAGTTGTGCGATCGCCCTCATGCACGGCTATCGCTACCCAGACCATGAAGACCAAATCGCCGCGATCGCCCAAGACATCGGCTTTAGCCAAATCAGCCGCTCTCACCAAGTCAGCCCCCTCATTAAACTGGTCAGTCGCGGCGATACCACCGTCGTCGACGCCTATCTCTCCCCCATTCTACGTCGCTACGTCGAACAAGTCAGTCGTCGCCTCTTTGCCCTAGAAAATGACCCCCGCCTCCAGTTCATGCAATCCAACGGGGGACTCACCGCCGCCAGCCAATTCCAAGGTAAAGACAGCATCCTCTCCGGTCCCGCTGGCGGCATTGTCGGAGCTGTGCAAACCAGTCGTCGCGCCGGCTTCTTCAACATCGTCACCTTTGACATGGGGGGAACCTCCACCGATGTGGCCCATTATGCCGGCGATGCCGAGGGAGTCGTCGAATACGAACGAGAATTTGAAACCGAAGTCGCCGGAGTGCGGCTGCGAACCCCCATGATGGCCGTCCATACCGTCGCCGCTGGTGGGGGCAGTATCCTCCACTTCGATGGCTCCCGCTATCGAGTTGGCCCCGACTCCGCCGGAGCCAATCCCGGCCCCGCCGCCTACCGACGAGGCGGTCCCCTCACCGTCACCGACTGCAATGTCATGTTGGGCAAACTGCAACCGCAATTCTTCCCAGCCGTGTTTGGCCCAGACGGGAATTTACCCCTCGATGGGGAGCGAGTTCGTCAGCAGTTCCAGGATTTAGCCCAGGACATTCAGCAGCAAACCGGCGATGAACGCAGTCCCGAAGCCGTCGCCTCAGGCTTTCTCGCCATTGCTGTGGAGATTATGGCCAATGCCATCAAGAAAATCTCCCTACAACGGGGTTATGACGTGTCCAACTATACCCTCTGCTGTTTTGGCGGTGCCGGAGGACAACACGCCTGTCTGATTGCCGAAGCCTTGGGGATTTCGGAAATCTTCTTACATCCCTATGCCGGAGTTCTCTCCGCCTATGGCATGGGGTTAGCCGACCAACGACAGTTACAGGAACAATCCCTAGAACTGCCTCTAACCCCTGGGAACTATCAACAGCTCGGCAGTGAGTTTCAGGCGTTAGAGACTCAGGTTTCCGCCAACAGCCCCGGTAACACCCCTCACAGTGCCAGTCGGCCCCCGCAACAATTGAAGAAAGTCCATCTGAAATACGAGGGAACCGATTCCACCTTAATTGTGGATTTTGCCGATATCCCCGCCATGCGAGAGGAGTTTGAGAGCCTACATCGTCAACGCTATGGCTTCATCATGGACAACAAGCCTCTGGTGGTGGCGACGATTTCCCTAGAAACAATCGTAGGGGCGAAAAATCTTTCGCCCTTTACGAGCGATCGCCCCCAAGAACCCCAACTGAGCCGTCAGGACTCCACCCCCCCAGACCCCGTGGCCCGAGTCTCCACCTACCTCAAAGGGGAATGGCGGGATACTCCAGTCTATGAACGCAACCACTTACAACCCGGCGATGTGATTCAAGGCCCCGCCATTATCATCGAATCCACCGGAACCAATGTCTTAGAACCCGGTTGGGAAGGCAGCTTAACCGAACAGAATTACCTCATCTTACGGCAACGTCAATCCTGGTCGGACGTTGAAGCCGAACTGACCGCACGGGAGATGCAGACCGACAGCCTTGGGGAACGTCCCGATCCGGTGTTGTTAGAGATTTTCAACAACCTCTTCCGGGCGATCGCCGAACAGATGGGCGTCACCCTACAAAACACCAGCACCTCCGTCAACATCAAGGAACGGCTCGATTTCTCCTGTGCCATCTTTGATGAGGCTGGGCAATTAGTGGCCAACGCACCTCATATTCCCGTTCATCTCGGTTCCATGAGTGAAAGTGTGCGGGCCCTAATCGACCAACCCAACCTCTCCCTCGAACCCGGAGATGTCTATGTCCTCAACAATCCCTATAACGGCGGCACTCACCTGCCGGATATTACCGTCATTACCCCCGTCTTTGCCGAATCCGGGTCTGGGGAAACCCCCCTCTTCTACGTCGCCTCCCGAGGCCATCATGCCGACATTGGTGGCATCACCCCCGGTTCGATGCCTCCCAATAGCCGTCATGTTGACGATGAGGGGATTTTGCTGGATAACGTGCAACTGGTGAAACGGGGAGAGTTCCAAGAACAGACCCTCGTCAGTTTATTGCGATCGGGTCCCCATCCCGCCCGCAACATCCCCCAAAACCTAGCGGACTTGCAGGCCCAAATTGCCGCAAATCAGAAAGGCGTAGATGAACTCCTGAAAATGACCGCTCACTACGGCTTGGCCACCGTCAAGTCCTATATGCGTCATGTTCAAGATAACGCCGAGGAATCGGTCCGTCGGGCCATCTCCGTCCTCAAAGATGGGGAATTTACCTATCCCCTCGATAGCGGCGAACAAATCCAAGTCCGCATTCGTATTAATCCCAACGAACGCAGTGCCATTATCGACTTCAGCGGCACCTCCCCTCAACTTCCCAATAACTTCAACGCCCCAGCGGCAGTTTGTAAAGCAGCGGTTCTCTATGTCTTCCGCACCCTAGTCGATGATGATATTCCCCTAAATGCCGGCTGTCTCAAACCCTTAGAGATTCGCATCCCCGAGGGCTGTTTTCTCAATCCTCGCTATCCAGCGGCTGTTGTGGCGGGCAACGTGGAAACCTCCCAGGGCATTACCGATGCGCTCTATGGGGCCTTAGGGGTGTTAGCTGGCTCTCAAGGAACCATGAATAACCTCACCTTTGGTAACGCTACCTATCAGTATTACGAAACCATTTGTGGCGGCTCAGGGGCCGGTCCTGGATTCCACGGGACTGATGCCGTGCATACCCACATGACCAATTCACGGATGACCGACCCAGAGGTCCTGGAATGGCGCTTCCCCATCCTTTTGGAGTCATTTGCCATTCGCGAGGGAAGTGGCGGCCAAGGGCAATTTAAGGGCGGTAATGGGGTCATTCGTCGGCTGCGCTTCTTAGAACCCATGACGGCGTCCATTCTCTCGAGTCATCGGGTTGTCCCCCCAGCCGGCTTAGCAGGCGGCGAGGCGGGCCAGGTGGGGCGCAATTGGGTAGAACGGGCTGATGGAGAGGCGATCGCCCTAGGGGGAACAGCAACGGTAGAGATGGATGCCGGAGATGTCTTTGTCATCGAAACTCCCGGCGGTGGGGGCTTTGGCTCAGGCTAA
- a CDS encoding DUF928 domain-containing protein, whose translation MNFLRILFLTLILGVVGSQGGATVLAVTFVPPNQEPPQQTRGGASRGGVTFIPPNDDPPINTSGAGSRDYHSTLIALLPSEHYGQTTRSHPRFFVYTPSTSARLAFFSILSETGQYHYQGYLPINNQGVVQVRLPKSAPELAEGQTYQWHFALITEDRLRPDSPRVSGWVTRVAIPGEIQEVEEQSKGRRSLDLARAYGREGLWYDALETLADLRQERPAVTELNQSWTSLLEQVGLGAIAEEPFLDVSGSQVR comes from the coding sequence ATGAATTTTCTACGCATTCTTTTTTTAACATTAATATTAGGTGTGGTGGGGTCTCAAGGGGGAGCAACGGTATTAGCCGTGACCTTCGTTCCTCCCAACCAGGAGCCACCACAGCAAACCCGAGGGGGAGCCTCCCGGGGGGGGGTGACCTTTATTCCTCCCAATGATGACCCACCTATCAATACCAGTGGCGCTGGCTCTCGGGATTATCACTCGACTCTCATCGCTTTACTGCCATCGGAGCATTATGGCCAGACGACTCGGTCTCATCCCCGTTTCTTCGTTTATACTCCATCTACATCGGCCCGCCTAGCCTTTTTTAGTATCCTGAGCGAAACGGGCCAATACCATTATCAGGGCTATCTACCCATTAATAATCAGGGGGTGGTGCAAGTGCGACTTCCGAAGTCAGCGCCAGAATTAGCAGAGGGACAAACCTACCAATGGCATTTTGCCCTGATTACCGAAGATCGCCTACGTCCGGACAGTCCTCGGGTTTCTGGCTGGGTGACTCGGGTGGCAATTCCTGGGGAGATTCAAGAGGTGGAAGAACAAAGCAAAGGACGGCGATCGTTGGACTTGGCCCGGGCCTATGGTCGTGAGGGCCTTTGGTATGATGCCCTAGAGACTTTGGCAGATTTACGACAGGAGCGCCCAGCCGTGACGGAGCTTAATCAATCTTGGACTTCTCTTCTGGAGCAAGTGGGCCTGGGGGCGATCGCCGAGGAACCCTTTCTTGATGTCTCAGGTTCTCAAGTTCGATGA
- a CDS encoding CHASE2 domain-containing protein produces MMGISHWLKRFQREVIVAVVTGTVALASAWGALELLEWVALDTLLVLRPAEPSDQRILLVTVEETDIGNLGGWPLSDAILADLLETLAAESPRVIGLDLYRDLPQEPGHDRLQAVMAELPNLIGVERGLGSGRVPPPPILAERDRVALADVPQDRDGTIRRMIISAPVEGEIKLGFATQVSLFYLEQLGVTLEARDPQQHRYQLGQAQFVPLTGVEGGYSPRDLGGYQVFLNYRHPAHHFDQVSISEVLEGRVSPELIRDRAVLIGSNAESINDFFLTPYSQALYQYRLNSTESSSNVAIPNHQMSGVEIHAHGVSQILSSALEGRPLIRFWHQKGEWGWILLWTMVGTYGTWVGLAQQAFKEQSAWLYPLVLMTSGTVAIGAIAYVSLLGGWLIPTVSPLIALVLSTALSSHAYQEQQLRAFTQRLQAYSTDLEEQVRQRTQELEAARQAADSANLAKSEFLANMSHELRTPLNGILGYAQILQQAKDLNSQRRGVGVIYQCGTYLLELINDILDLSKIEARKLELNPKSIPLKPFLLQAAQMFKPAAEKKGISFYCELDPQLPKLVVADDKRLRQVLVNLMSNAVKFTNKGSVSLQVETLSYFDSDSDSTPEVRLKFSITDTGIGMTEANLRKVFLPFEQVKEAQKLAEGTGLGLAICGQLIRLMGSTLHVESQPGQGSCFHFELTLPILDTANAPILSRDYSKITGVSGVAPCLLLVDSSADSRSILAALLSPLGFKILEAATAKEALESLGKMTLEEDGETSAKAIILELNLEDADGIAVIKALREPERDCQLPIIAVSSHVFSDAKERSLEAGATAFLTKPFHRNDVLLALERHLELRWVMQDESTADASNDVQSIEEVCPPEIIPESLLEELLHLARKGNLKDLKRRAEELQEEHPHLRPFANHIQHLARQYQERALCEFLMNYQAQQ; encoded by the coding sequence ATGATGGGGATTTCCCATTGGCTTAAACGCTTTCAGCGTGAAGTGATTGTGGCTGTGGTGACTGGAACCGTGGCTCTGGCTTCCGCGTGGGGGGCCCTGGAACTGTTGGAATGGGTCGCCCTTGATACTCTGTTGGTCTTGCGTCCGGCGGAACCCTCTGATCAACGGATCTTGCTCGTCACCGTTGAAGAAACAGATATTGGCAATTTGGGAGGGTGGCCCCTCTCCGATGCCATTTTAGCTGACCTGCTCGAAACCCTGGCGGCGGAGTCTCCCCGGGTGATTGGTTTGGATCTCTATCGAGATCTACCCCAAGAACCGGGCCATGATCGCCTACAGGCCGTCATGGCTGAGTTACCGAACCTCATCGGCGTGGAACGAGGGTTGGGAAGTGGACGGGTTCCCCCACCTCCAATTTTGGCCGAGCGCGATCGCGTGGCGTTAGCAGATGTCCCCCAAGACCGAGATGGGACGATTCGCCGCATGATTATTTCGGCCCCCGTCGAGGGTGAGATTAAACTGGGGTTCGCCACCCAGGTGAGTTTGTTTTATCTGGAGCAACTCGGGGTGACCCTAGAGGCCCGTGACCCGCAACAACATCGCTATCAGTTGGGACAGGCCCAGTTTGTCCCCTTAACGGGTGTTGAAGGAGGCTATTCTCCCCGAGATTTGGGCGGCTATCAAGTCTTCCTCAACTATCGCCACCCCGCGCATCACTTTGATCAGGTGTCTATCTCGGAGGTGTTAGAGGGCCGTGTTTCCCCAGAGTTGATTCGCGATCGCGCCGTCCTCATTGGCTCCAACGCTGAGAGTATTAACGATTTCTTTCTGACTCCCTATAGTCAGGCCCTGTATCAGTATCGCCTCAACTCCACGGAGTCCTCCTCCAACGTTGCCATTCCCAACCATCAGATGAGTGGGGTAGAAATTCATGCTCACGGGGTTAGTCAGATTCTCAGTAGTGCCTTAGAGGGTCGCCCTCTGATTCGATTTTGGCATCAGAAGGGGGAATGGGGTTGGATTCTCCTCTGGACCATGGTGGGAACCTATGGCACTTGGGTCGGATTGGCACAACAGGCATTTAAGGAGCAGTCCGCCTGGCTCTATCCCTTGGTTTTGATGACCTCAGGGACGGTGGCGATTGGGGCGATCGCCTATGTCAGTCTTCTGGGAGGGTGGCTCATTCCCACCGTCTCCCCTCTCATCGCCCTAGTGTTAAGTACTGCCCTCAGTAGTCATGCTTATCAAGAACAGCAACTGCGGGCCTTTACCCAACGACTGCAAGCGTATTCGACAGACTTGGAAGAGCAAGTACGCCAGCGCACCCAAGAACTTGAAGCCGCTCGCCAGGCGGCCGACTCTGCCAATCTCGCCAAAAGTGAGTTTCTGGCCAATATGAGTCATGAGTTACGCACCCCACTGAATGGGATTCTCGGTTATGCTCAAATTTTGCAACAGGCTAAGGATTTAAATAGTCAACGTCGCGGCGTGGGCGTGATTTATCAATGTGGAACCTATCTGCTGGAACTCATCAATGATATTCTCGATCTCTCCAAAATTGAAGCCCGTAAACTGGAACTCAATCCCAAATCTATTCCTCTTAAACCCTTTCTTCTCCAGGCAGCCCAAATGTTTAAGCCTGCCGCTGAAAAAAAAGGGATTTCTTTTTATTGTGAACTCGATCCTCAACTTCCTAAATTAGTTGTTGCTGATGATAAGCGCCTGCGGCAAGTCCTCGTTAACTTAATGAGTAATGCGGTTAAATTTACCAATAAAGGCTCAGTGAGTCTTCAAGTTGAAACTCTTAGCTATTTTGATTCTGACTCAGATTCAACCCCCGAAGTCCGGCTTAAATTCTCAATAACCGATACGGGTATCGGCATGACAGAAGCCAATTTGAGGAAAGTTTTTTTGCCATTTGAACAGGTTAAGGAAGCCCAAAAGTTAGCCGAAGGAACTGGATTAGGGTTAGCCATTTGTGGACAACTGATTCGTTTGATGGGGTCCACCCTTCACGTCGAAAGTCAGCCCGGACAAGGCAGTTGTTTTCATTTTGAATTGACCCTACCCATCCTGGATACTGCCAATGCGCCAATTCTATCTCGCGACTATTCCAAAATCACGGGTGTTTCAGGAGTTGCGCCTTGTTTGCTGCTGGTTGATTCCTCGGCCGATAGTCGCAGTATCTTAGCCGCCTTGCTGAGTCCCTTAGGCTTTAAGATTCTGGAGGCGGCGACGGCTAAGGAAGCATTAGAGTCCCTAGGCAAAATGACCTTAGAGGAGGATGGGGAAACTTCTGCAAAGGCAATTATCCTCGAACTCAATTTAGAAGATGCAGATGGTATCGCCGTTATTAAAGCCTTACGAGAGCCTGAACGGGACTGTCAACTGCCTATCATTGCTGTTTCGAGTCATGTGTTTAGTGATGCGAAGGAACGCAGCTTAGAGGCTGGAGCGACGGCATTTCTCACGAAACCCTTCCATCGCAATGATGTCCTACTAGCTCTAGAGCGCCATCTTGAGTTACGCTGGGTTATGCAAGACGAGTCAACTGCTGACGCCTCTAATGATGTTCAATCGATTGAGGAAGTTTGTCCCCCGGAGATCATCCCAGAATCCCTATTAGAAGAACTATTACATTTAGCTCGCAAAGGAAATTTGAAAGACCTGAAACGCCGCGCTGAGGAACTTCAAGAGGAACATCCTCATCTACGTCCCTTTGCCAATCATATTCAGCATTTAGCCCGTCAGTATCAGGAACGGGCTTTGTGTGAGTTTTTAATGAACTATCAAGCGCAACAATGA
- a CDS encoding CHAT domain-containing protein — MMVRKRVWRVVMLIMLLVLGFCVPLKVQSQGIPGLSQSEVTMPRLGLPIYRPSWELGDTVDPTLSLMPACAADEGNHLVLSGRGGVPEDPRYLLRGTVLWRDEFSEGLEELSKETLAQLEDLNRRGQELVERGQSLAALEVWRAAEQAYAQAGIDGGVWGSRLNQIEQLRALGRYPLARQALTSILPELQALSPSPLTVQAYGLLGELLQIMAEPEQSQEVLEEGVRLAEALGDSRLVAQLQFRLANGDGHQRRLSQALERYERVMETLDSEADLGLEARLNRLRILVLRKELTEAEAALAEVEADLQRRSPSRRTSYGRINLAESLLQWDGPGYQELAVEQLSQGVREAHDLGDLRGESYGLGHLGQLYEGQEDWPAAADMTQRALSLAQSLDGRDLTVLWQWQLARILAARGERLPALALYRDTVALLSELRLDLLGLDPELQFPYRQQIEPVYHGLVRLLLQSAAEAEPEQKQANLREAQQTLISLRLSELDNFFRETCLAAEAIDLEALDESAAVFYTAILSDRLAVILSIAGESPLVYETEKPRSDVEESLELMLQSINPAVAEEDRLERSAQVYDWLIRPVQELLEEHEIKTLVFVPDGSLRNVPLGALYDRTSGEYLIEQYAIALTQSLRLLETGSLAEGEFRALLGGLSEAHQGFTAIPAVESEVRQIAELIPGTQSLLNRAFTREALVAQSRNTDFNVIHLATHGQFSSRADETFLLTWDGRIQVSDLDQVLRSPTRLNPIDLLVLSACQTATGDDRATLGIAGFALRSGARSTLATLWSVQDEPTAELMVRFYEELWRNSGQKKAESLRQAQLALLRSQEYRHPADWSPFVLVGNWL; from the coding sequence ATGATGGTACGAAAACGGGTGTGGCGCGTTGTCATGCTGATAATGCTGCTGGTGCTGGGGTTTTGTGTCCCGCTCAAGGTACAGTCTCAGGGGATTCCAGGTTTATCACAATCTGAGGTGACGATGCCCCGGTTGGGATTGCCGATTTATCGCCCGTCCTGGGAGTTGGGTGATACGGTCGATCCGACCCTATCCCTGATGCCGGCTTGTGCGGCGGATGAGGGAAATCATTTAGTTCTTTCGGGCCGGGGTGGGGTTCCTGAAGACCCAAGATATCTGTTGCGGGGGACAGTCCTCTGGCGGGATGAGTTCTCGGAGGGGTTAGAGGAATTGTCGAAGGAAACCTTGGCTCAGTTAGAAGATCTCAACCGTCGGGGCCAGGAGTTAGTGGAACGGGGCCAGTCTTTGGCGGCGTTGGAGGTTTGGCGGGCGGCGGAACAGGCTTATGCACAGGCGGGGATAGATGGGGGTGTTTGGGGGAGCCGCCTCAATCAAATTGAGCAATTGAGAGCTTTGGGACGCTATCCCCTAGCACGACAGGCTTTAACCTCAATTCTGCCCGAGTTACAGGCGTTATCTCCCTCTCCCTTAACGGTTCAGGCTTATGGGCTGTTGGGGGAATTGTTACAGATTATGGCGGAACCGGAGCAGTCTCAGGAGGTTTTAGAGGAGGGGGTGAGGCTGGCTGAGGCGTTAGGGGATTCGCGGCTGGTGGCTCAACTTCAGTTCCGTTTGGCGAATGGCGATGGTCATCAACGGCGGCTCTCCCAGGCCCTGGAGAGGTATGAGAGGGTGATGGAGACTCTGGACTCTGAGGCGGATTTGGGGTTGGAGGCCCGTTTAAATCGGCTACGGATTCTGGTGTTACGGAAGGAGTTGACGGAAGCTGAGGCGGCGTTGGCGGAAGTTGAGGCGGATTTGCAACGACGCTCCCCTTCTCGGAGGACGAGTTATGGGCGTATTAATTTGGCTGAGAGTCTGTTGCAATGGGATGGCCCAGGCTATCAGGAGTTGGCAGTTGAACAGTTGAGCCAAGGGGTGAGGGAGGCCCATGATTTAGGGGATTTACGGGGTGAGTCTTATGGGTTGGGTCATTTGGGACAGTTGTATGAAGGGCAAGAGGACTGGCCAGCGGCGGCGGACATGACACAACGGGCCTTGAGTCTGGCTCAAAGTCTGGATGGACGGGATTTGACGGTGTTATGGCAATGGCAACTGGCCCGGATTCTGGCGGCTCGGGGGGAGCGTTTGCCAGCTCTGGCGTTATACCGGGATACGGTGGCACTGTTGAGTGAGTTGCGTTTGGATTTGCTGGGGTTAGATCCTGAGCTTCAGTTTCCCTATCGTCAACAGATTGAACCGGTATATCACGGTTTGGTGCGGCTGTTACTCCAGTCTGCGGCGGAGGCGGAACCGGAGCAGAAACAGGCTAATTTGCGGGAGGCTCAACAGACGCTGATTTCTCTGCGACTGTCGGAGTTGGATAATTTTTTCCGAGAAACCTGTTTGGCGGCGGAGGCGATTGATTTAGAGGCGTTGGATGAGTCGGCGGCGGTGTTTTATACGGCGATTTTGAGCGATCGCCTGGCGGTGATTCTCTCGATTGCTGGGGAGTCGCCGCTGGTGTATGAAACTGAAAAACCTCGCTCTGACGTGGAGGAGAGTTTGGAGTTAATGTTGCAGTCGATTAATCCGGCGGTGGCGGAGGAAGACCGTTTGGAGCGATCGGCCCAGGTTTATGATTGGCTGATTCGACCGGTTCAGGAGCTATTGGAGGAGCATGAGATTAAAACGTTGGTGTTTGTGCCGGATGGGAGTTTGCGGAATGTGCCTCTGGGGGCGTTGTACGATCGCACTTCGGGGGAGTATTTGATTGAACAGTATGCGATCGCCCTCACCCAAAGTCTTCGGCTTCTAGAAACTGGGTCTTTGGCTGAGGGGGAGTTTAGGGCGTTGCTGGGGGGACTGAGTGAGGCTCATCAAGGGTTTACGGCGATTCCGGCGGTGGAGTCGGAGGTGCGTCAGATTGCGGAGTTGATTCCGGGAACTCAATCGCTGCTGAATCGGGCTTTTACGCGGGAGGCTCTGGTGGCTCAAAGTCGCAATACTGATTTTAATGTGATTCATTTGGCGACCCATGGCCAGTTTAGTTCCCGGGCGGATGAGACGTTTCTGTTAACGTGGGATGGACGGATTCAGGTGTCTGATTTGGATCAGGTGTTGCGATCGCCCACTCGTCTCAATCCTATTGATTTATTGGTGTTGAGTGCCTGCCAAACGGCGACGGGGGACGATCGCGCGACCCTGGGAATTGCGGGGTTTGCTTTGCGATCGGGGGCCAGGAGTACGTTGGCAACGTTATGGTCGGTGCAGGATGAGCCGACGGCGGAGTTGATGGTTCGCTTTTATGAGGAACTCTGGCGTAATTCTGGGCAGAAGAAGGCGGAGAGTTTGCGTCAGGCTCAGTTGGCGTTGTTACGCTCTCAGGAGTATCGTCATCCGGCGGATTGGTCGCCTTTTGTGTTGGTGGGGAATTGGTTGTAA